Part of the Deltaproteobacteria bacterium genome, CCATGAAATCCAGCGGCGGTGATACCAACGTCGCGTCGATGACGCCGGTCAATAACCCCTGGAGCCGACTCTGCTGCGTGCCGCCTTGGAGCAGAATCAAATCTTTGCTCGCGTCGAGACCGAACTTTCGCGCTAATAGCCGAATCGCCGTGTCGGTGCCGGAGCCGAAGCGGCTGATGCCGACCTTCTTGCCCTTAAGGTCGGCCCATTTGGAAATTGTTTTGGTAGTGACCATGCTGTAGGGCAGCCGGTTGACCGCCGCGGCGATGATCACGGTGTCCGCTCCTTGGCTTCGCGACGCGACCGTGGCAGGACCGGAGTTGATGGCAAATTTGATTTCACCGGTGCGGGCAACTTGAGCTAACGTGGCGCCGGATTCAAACGTGATGACGCGCGTATCGAGACCATTTTTTTTCCACAACCCGGCGTCCTGGGCCATGTAGGCATGGATCAAATTAACCGCTGGGCCGGCGACACCGATGTCGATTTGATTTTCCGCCTGGGCCGGAGTTGGCACCAGACTCATGAGGGCGAAAGAAGCGATGATATTGCGATAAACGGACCTTACGATTCTCACACGATCTCCATTCTCACTAAAAAGGTTGCCACTCGTGAACCTTAGATACACTAACTGACGAATTGGTCGCAGGGTTCCAACCGTCGGCGCCATTTTAACCTATGATTTAGCAACAATAAATCCGATGGAAGGGCGAAGCGATCATGAAGCGAGTGGAAATGGCTGCGCCGCCGCAAGCGTCCAGGCGCTGTCATGCTTGGCAAATCCGATTCTCGGGTAATATTCCACCGCCTTGGGCGCGGCGAGCAGAACCAACATGGAGCGCGGCCCGAGCTTTCCGCGGGTCTTGCGAATTAACTCAATGCCGATGCCTTGCCTTTGATACTCTGCGCGCACTGCCAAGTCGGCGAGATAACCAACGTAGCTGAAATCGGTCAGGGTTCGCGCGATGC contains:
- a CDS encoding ABC transporter substrate-binding protein produces the protein MAPTVGTLRPIRQLVYLRFTSGNLFSENGDRVRIVRSVYRNIIASFALMSLVPTPAQAENQIDIGVAGPAVNLIHAYMAQDAGLWKKNGLDTRVITFESGATLAQVARTGEIKFAINSGPATVASRSQGADTVIIAAAVNRLPYSMVTTKTISKWADLKGKKVGISRFGSGTDTAIRLLARKFGLDASKDLILLQGGTQQSRLQGLLTGVIDATLVSPPLDFMAKKQGLRILTDSTELTSPYPQLVIETTDRFNREQPQLVKSLLKGFIEGLRYSASHKDETKKTITKYLKTADPEILEATYRSFMQVTDYNAMPNLDGIRNAMDEIAQRVSAVRSRRPEDFVDLRLLRELEQEGFFKPGN
- a CDS encoding GNAT family N-acetyltransferase; the encoded protein is MDETTYRYGNDLDLDQVIELYQASTLGERRPVDDRKIMADMIRRANLVVTAWVGEQLVGIARTLTDFSYVGYLADLAVRAEYQRQGIGIELIRKTRGKLGPRSMLVLLAAPKAVEYYPRIGFAKHDSAWTLAAAQPFPLAS